The Litchfieldia alkalitelluris genome has a window encoding:
- the menB gene encoding 1,4-dihydroxy-2-naphthoyl-CoA synthase, which yields MTVEWIAERKYEDILYETYNGIAKISINRPEVRNAFRPKTVMELIDAFAYARDDSNIGVIVLAGAGDEAFCSGGDQKVRGHGGYVGDDQIPRLNVLDLQRLIRVIPKPVVAMVSGYAIGGGHVLHIVCDLTIAADNAIFGQTGPKVGSFDAGYGSGYLARIVGHKKAREIWFLCRQYNAQEALDMGLVNTVVPLEKLEEETIQWCEEMLEKSPTALRFLKAAFNADTDGLAGLQQFAGDATLLYYTTDEAKEGRDSFKEKRNPDFKQFPRFP from the coding sequence GTGACTGTAGAATGGATTGCAGAACGTAAGTATGAAGATATTTTATATGAAACATACAATGGAATTGCAAAGATCTCAATTAATCGTCCTGAGGTTCGAAATGCGTTTCGTCCAAAGACTGTTATGGAATTAATTGATGCTTTTGCATATGCTCGAGATGATTCTAATATTGGTGTTATTGTTTTAGCGGGTGCTGGAGATGAGGCATTTTGCTCTGGAGGAGATCAAAAGGTAAGAGGGCATGGTGGATATGTTGGAGACGATCAAATACCTCGACTAAATGTTCTTGATCTTCAACGTCTAATTCGTGTAATACCAAAACCAGTGGTAGCAATGGTTTCTGGTTATGCGATTGGTGGAGGACATGTATTACATATTGTTTGTGACTTAACGATTGCTGCAGACAATGCAATTTTCGGGCAAACTGGTCCAAAGGTAGGAAGCTTTGATGCAGGTTATGGTTCAGGGTATTTAGCTCGTATTGTTGGACATAAGAAAGCTCGTGAAATTTGGTTCCTTTGCCGCCAATATAATGCACAAGAAGCTCTTGATATGGGATTAGTTAACACGGTTGTTCCATTAGAGAAGCTTGAAGAAGAAACAATTCAGTGGTGTGAAGAAATGCTTGAAAAGAGCCCAACAGCACTTCGCTTCTTGAAAGCAGCTTTCAATGCAGATACAGATGGATTAGCTGGTTTACAGCAATTTGCTGGAGACGCAACACTTTTATACTATACAACTGATGAAGCTAAAGAAGGACGCGATTCATTTAAAGAAAAGCGTAACCCAGACTTTAAGCAGTTCCCGCGTTTTCCTTAA
- the menH gene encoding 2-succinyl-6-hydroxy-2,4-cyclohexadiene-1-carboxylate synthase, translating into MFLTINDKKYHVNIVGQGSPLLFLHGFTGSTDNWLEPISSLISQYRCILIDLIGHGKSDSPEGIQNYTFDYLMKDVLLILDKLEIDKVGLIGYSMGGRLALALAIEFPERFTHLVLESSSPGLNEETDRQERMLTDESLASFIEEEGIKKFVTYWENIPLFASQQNMPDSKKVYLHNQRLNNNPMGLANSLKGMGTGVQLPYWGSLHKLNMPVLLLCGELDDKFCIIARKMSSLISNSTFKKINGAGHAIHMEQPEKFGRIVSGFLQSKNTT; encoded by the coding sequence ATGTTTTTAACAATAAATGACAAAAAATATCATGTGAATATAGTTGGACAAGGTAGTCCACTCCTTTTTCTACACGGGTTTACAGGGAGTACAGATAATTGGCTTGAGCCGATATCTTCTTTAATCAGTCAATATCGTTGTATATTAATAGATCTTATTGGTCACGGGAAAAGCGATAGTCCAGAGGGAATTCAGAATTATACTTTTGACTATTTGATGAAAGATGTTCTACTTATCTTAGATAAGCTTGAGATAGATAAAGTAGGACTAATAGGGTATTCTATGGGGGGGAGGTTAGCTCTTGCTCTAGCAATCGAATTTCCTGAAAGGTTTACTCATCTGGTGTTAGAAAGTAGCTCGCCTGGTTTAAATGAGGAAACTGACCGGCAGGAGAGGATGTTGACAGACGAATCCCTTGCTTCATTTATTGAAGAAGAGGGAATAAAAAAGTTTGTTACTTACTGGGAGAACATTCCTTTATTTGCATCTCAGCAAAATATGCCAGATAGTAAAAAGGTATATTTACATAACCAAAGACTGAATAATAACCCTATGGGTTTAGCCAATAGTCTAAAAGGAATGGGTACGGGAGTCCAATTGCCTTATTGGGGAAGTCTTCATAAACTCAACATGCCTGTACTCTTATTGTGTGGTGAATTAGATGATAAGTTTTGTATAATTGCTAGGAAAATGTCATCTCTTATTTCTAATTCAACTTTTAAAAAAATAAATGGTGCTGGACATGCAATACATATGGAACAACCCGAGAAATTTGGTAGAATAGTAAGTGGGTTTTTACAAAGTAAGAACACAACTTGA
- a CDS encoding potassium channel family protein: MRKQFAVLGLGHFGGNLVKEFHEMGVEVLAVDKNEEKVNLYSQYSTHAVVANTIDENTLKQIGIKNVDHVFVSLGENIEASILTTLLLKELGVKQVWVKAINSYHQKVLDKIGADKVIHPERDMAKRIAHHIISEKMIDYIEISKDYSIVEIIATEKVHNKTLEQLSVSHKYGCNIVGIQTNEDVKISPTPDEVINKGDILIMIGRNRDLTRFEEDGV; encoded by the coding sequence TTGAGAAAACAATTTGCTGTTTTAGGTTTAGGGCATTTCGGTGGAAACCTTGTTAAGGAATTTCATGAAATGGGTGTAGAAGTATTAGCTGTTGATAAAAATGAAGAAAAAGTTAATTTGTATAGTCAATATTCTACACATGCTGTAGTGGCTAATACAATTGATGAAAATACATTAAAACAAATTGGAATTAAAAATGTTGACCATGTATTTGTATCACTTGGTGAAAATATTGAAGCAAGTATTCTTACCACCCTTTTACTTAAAGAATTAGGAGTAAAACAGGTGTGGGTAAAGGCAATTAATTCTTATCATCAAAAAGTGCTTGATAAAATTGGTGCGGACAAAGTGATCCATCCTGAAAGAGATATGGCAAAAAGGATTGCTCATCATATCATATCTGAGAAAATGATTGACTATATTGAGATTTCAAAGGATTATAGTATTGTGGAAATTATTGCCACTGAGAAGGTTCATAATAAAACCTTAGAACAATTAAGTGTATCTCATAAGTATGGCTGTAACATCGTTGGTATCCAAACAAATGAAGATGTTAAAATTTCTCCTACACCTGATGAGGTTATTAATAAGGGAGATATATTAATTATGATAGGTCGTAATCGAGATTTAACACGTTTTGAAGAAGATGGTGTTTAA
- a CDS encoding TrkH family potassium uptake protein → MYLLKKKINTLSPAQLIVSFYLLAVIISVSLLSLPIALKPGVNWSFIDVIFTAVSAISVTGLGVVSTADTFSTAGIFILMFILQFGGIGIMTLGTFFWLLIGKKIGLKERRLIMTDQNQSNLSGLVSLMKQILLIIIIIELIGAAVLGTYFMKYYSTWQEAYLQGLFASVSATTNAGFDITGASLIPFANDYFVQFINIILLTLGAIGFPVLIEVKDFIFNKDKSMKYRFSLYTKLTTITFFGLMIFGTVAILLLEWNYFFSDKTWHESFFYAFFQSSTTRNGGLATMDVSLFSEPTLLLICFLMFIGASPSSVGGGVRTTTFALNLLFLYSFARGYKSIKIFKRELHPDDVLRSLAVTMMAGLLCFISVIILRFTEPFSTVEILFEVTSAFGTTGLSMGITPELSSIGKVIIILLMFIGRIGILSFIFLINRETDEVKYHYPKERIIIG, encoded by the coding sequence ATGTATTTACTAAAGAAAAAAATTAATACCCTTTCACCTGCACAGCTGATTGTGTCATTTTATCTTTTAGCAGTCATTATATCGGTATCATTATTAAGTCTCCCAATCGCATTAAAGCCTGGAGTAAATTGGTCGTTCATTGATGTGATATTCACTGCAGTTAGTGCAATTAGTGTAACTGGCTTGGGTGTCGTTTCAACAGCTGATACTTTTAGCACAGCCGGGATTTTCATCTTGATGTTTATTCTGCAATTTGGTGGAATTGGGATTATGACCCTTGGGACTTTTTTCTGGCTGTTGATTGGGAAGAAAATTGGTTTAAAAGAACGAAGACTTATTATGACTGATCAAAATCAGTCAAACTTATCAGGGCTTGTAAGCTTGATGAAACAAATACTTTTAATCATCATTATCATTGAATTAATTGGTGCTGCGGTATTAGGTACATATTTTATGAAATATTATTCTACTTGGCAAGAAGCCTATTTGCAAGGATTATTTGCATCTGTCAGTGCAACAACAAATGCTGGATTTGATATCACCGGAGCATCCTTAATTCCATTTGCAAATGACTATTTTGTTCAATTTATTAATATCATTCTTCTAACACTTGGAGCCATTGGATTTCCTGTTCTCATAGAGGTAAAGGATTTTATTTTTAATAAGGATAAAAGTATGAAATATCGTTTTTCTCTTTATACCAAATTAACAACAATCACTTTCTTCGGATTAATGATTTTTGGGACAGTCGCAATTTTATTACTTGAATGGAATTATTTCTTTTCCGATAAAACTTGGCATGAATCCTTTTTTTATGCATTTTTCCAATCATCTACGACACGAAACGGTGGACTTGCAACAATGGATGTTAGCTTATTTTCAGAACCGACATTGCTTTTAATTTGTTTTCTGATGTTTATTGGTGCATCTCCTAGTTCAGTTGGCGGAGGTGTAAGAACAACAACATTCGCATTAAACTTATTATTTTTATACAGCTTTGCTCGTGGCTATAAATCTATTAAAATATTCAAACGAGAGCTTCACCCTGATGATGTTTTACGATCATTAGCGGTAACAATGATGGCTGGTTTACTTTGCTTTATTTCTGTTATTATTTTAAGGTTTACAGAGCCCTTTTCTACCGTTGAAATCTTATTTGAAGTAACATCAGCTTTCGGTACGACAGGTCTATCAATGGGGATTACCCCAGAACTCAGTTCAATTGGAAAAGTAATTATTATCTTATTAATGTTTATTGGGCGAATCGGCATTCTCTCCTTTATCTTTTTAATTAACAGAGAAACCGATGAAGTGAAATATCATTACCCAAAAGAACGTATTATCATTGGATAA
- the menC gene encoding o-succinylbenzoate synthase has protein sequence MKIESITLYLVEQTLKTPFVTNLGHVSNRESIIIRIIDQDGFEGWGEVVAFTSPWYTEETITTCWHIIEDFLAPRLLLQVINYPSDVESVFKEIKRNHMAKAGIETALWDLYCKRQKVSLSKAIGGSREQVDAGVVVGLDDPVNMINKIQQHVEEGYKRVKIKIKPGNDYELVKRIREAFPSLSLMVDANSAYTLDDLPLLKELDNFQLLMIEQPLASDDIIDHAKVQRQLQTPICLDESIVTFDDARKAIELESCRTINIKVGRVGGLSEAVKIHNLCKKHQIPVWCGGMLEMGISRAVNIALASLDQFTIPGDISASSRYWHQDITTPEVVVTNGTISVPDGVGIGFEINLERLLEITKTKITIKKPGTL, from the coding sequence ATGAAAATTGAGTCGATTACACTTTATTTAGTGGAACAAACCTTAAAAACCCCTTTTGTTACAAACCTTGGGCATGTTAGCAATCGTGAAAGCATTATCATTAGGATTATTGACCAAGATGGATTTGAGGGATGGGGAGAGGTAGTTGCATTTACATCTCCATGGTATACGGAAGAAACCATAACTACCTGCTGGCATATAATCGAAGATTTTTTAGCACCTAGGCTTTTGTTACAGGTGATTAACTATCCTTCAGATGTGGAATCTGTTTTTAAAGAGATAAAACGAAATCATATGGCTAAGGCCGGCATTGAAACGGCTTTATGGGATTTATATTGTAAAAGACAAAAGGTGTCATTATCTAAGGCGATAGGTGGATCACGAGAACAGGTGGATGCTGGAGTTGTTGTAGGCCTAGATGACCCAGTAAATATGATTAACAAAATACAACAGCATGTTGAAGAAGGATATAAAAGGGTTAAGATTAAAATAAAACCCGGTAATGATTATGAGTTGGTTAAAAGGATAAGAGAAGCTTTTCCAAGCTTGTCATTAATGGTTGATGCTAATTCCGCTTATACTTTGGATGATCTACCCCTGTTAAAAGAACTAGATAATTTTCAACTACTGATGATCGAACAACCACTTGCCTCTGATGATATAATTGATCATGCAAAAGTTCAAAGACAATTGCAAACACCGATTTGTTTGGATGAAAGTATAGTTACCTTTGATGACGCTAGAAAAGCAATTGAATTGGAAAGTTGTCGTACCATTAATATTAAAGTGGGAAGAGTTGGTGGTCTATCTGAGGCTGTGAAAATTCATAACTTATGTAAGAAGCATCAAATTCCTGTGTGGTGTGGTGGAATGTTAGAAATGGGGATTTCAAGGGCGGTAAATATTGCGCTCGCATCGTTAGATCAGTTTACAATACCGGGTGATATTTCGGCCTCTTCAAGGTACTGGCATCAGGATATTACCACGCCAGAAGTAGTTGTTACAAATGGTACGATTTCTGTACCAGATGGGGTAGGAATTGGCTTCGAAATAAACTTAGAACGCCTTCTGGAAATAACCAAAACGAAAATAACGATAAAAAAACCAGGAACTCTTTAA
- the argS gene encoding arginine--tRNA ligase, producing the protein MNYKNSFAKLLENNLDGALSLDEVLPLIEKPRYQQQGDYAFPCFILAKKFKKSPQVIASEIAENLTHPLFEQIVSDGPYINCFLNKSTFSIETLNLILTQKANYGDSSLGNDENIVIDFSSPNIAKPFSMGHLRSTVIGYALANIATKCGFNTIRINHLGDWGTQFGKLIVAYKQWGDENVVKQNPIQELLKLYVKFHDVALLQPELDDEARLWFKKLEDGDQEAASLWTWFKNESLKEFAKIYKLLGISFDSYHGEAFYNDKIKDTVQLIKEKNLLSTSDGAEVVDLSDHDLPPCLIRKSDGATLYATRDISAALYRQENYQFQKALYVVGQEQSLHFKQLFLVLKKMGYTWADDMNHIPFGFILKDGKKMSTRKGKVVLLEDVIREAIELAAKNIHEKNPTLNNQEEIAKLVGVGSLIFHDLKNERMSNIEFSIEDMLKFEGTTGPYVQYTHARACSILRKGRAYSTALNDGLDDPQSWAVIKRLSEFPEVIESSFYSYEPSVIAKYVLDLAQEFNSYYGTVKILADTKERPARLALVQSVAIVLGEGLRLLGLGAPKEM; encoded by the coding sequence ATGAATTATAAAAATAGTTTTGCTAAATTATTAGAAAACAATTTAGATGGCGCATTATCACTAGACGAAGTCTTGCCACTAATTGAGAAGCCTAGATATCAGCAACAAGGAGATTACGCTTTTCCTTGTTTTATTTTAGCAAAGAAATTTAAAAAATCACCTCAAGTCATCGCAAGCGAGATAGCGGAAAACCTAACTCATCCACTGTTTGAACAAATTGTATCTGATGGACCATACATTAACTGTTTTCTGAATAAAAGCACTTTTAGTATAGAAACACTAAATCTAATTCTCACACAAAAAGCTAATTATGGTGATAGTAGCTTAGGAAACGATGAAAATATAGTCATAGATTTCTCCTCCCCTAATATTGCAAAGCCTTTTTCTATGGGACATTTGCGATCTACTGTTATTGGTTATGCACTTGCGAATATTGCTACTAAATGCGGGTTTAATACTATTCGAATCAACCATCTTGGAGATTGGGGAACCCAGTTTGGGAAACTGATTGTCGCCTATAAACAATGGGGGGACGAAAATGTTGTTAAACAAAACCCTATCCAAGAATTGTTAAAACTTTATGTAAAATTCCATGATGTGGCATTGCTTCAACCAGAACTGGATGATGAAGCAAGATTATGGTTTAAAAAGCTCGAAGACGGTGATCAGGAAGCTGCCTCACTTTGGACATGGTTTAAAAATGAATCATTAAAGGAATTTGCTAAAATCTATAAGTTGCTTGGAATTTCCTTTGACTCGTATCACGGTGAAGCCTTTTATAATGATAAAATCAAGGATACAGTTCAATTAATCAAGGAAAAAAACTTACTTTCAACTTCAGACGGTGCGGAGGTTGTAGATTTATCTGACCATGACCTTCCTCCCTGCTTAATTAGAAAGTCTGATGGAGCGACTCTTTATGCAACGAGAGATATTAGCGCTGCACTCTACCGTCAAGAAAACTATCAATTTCAAAAAGCTTTATATGTTGTTGGTCAAGAACAAAGCTTACATTTTAAACAGCTCTTTTTAGTGTTAAAAAAGATGGGTTACACATGGGCTGATGATATGAATCATATTCCTTTCGGCTTTATTTTAAAAGATGGTAAGAAGATGTCGACAAGAAAAGGAAAAGTAGTGCTGTTAGAGGACGTGATTAGAGAAGCCATTGAGCTTGCTGCAAAAAACATTCATGAAAAAAATCCAACTTTAAATAACCAAGAGGAGATTGCAAAGTTAGTTGGAGTTGGATCATTAATTTTTCATGATTTAAAAAATGAACGAATGAGTAATATTGAATTTTCAATCGAAGATATGCTTAAATTCGAGGGAACAACAGGACCTTATGTACAATATACACATGCTCGTGCATGCTCAATCTTAAGAAAGGGTCGAGCGTATAGTACTGCTTTAAACGATGGATTGGACGATCCTCAAAGTTGGGCTGTTATTAAAAGATTAAGTGAATTTCCAGAAGTTATTGAAAGTAGTTTTTATTCATACGAACCTTCCGTCATCGCAAAATATGTTTTAGACCTTGCTCAGGAGTTTAACTCCTACTATGGTACTGTGAAAATTTTAGCAGATACAAAAGAAAGACCAGCTAGATTAGCACTCGTTCAAAGTGTAGCAATTGTTCTAGGAGAAGGATTGCGTTTATTAGGATTAGGTGCACCCAAAGAGATGTGA
- a CDS encoding o-succinylbenzoate--CoA ligase: MNVTPNWLANRAFLTPNRFAVRTEEIVLTFKELHERVLTTSQQLSYLGVKHGDTISVLMTNSVEMIQIIHALKYIGVKTVLLNARLTNYELLWQLRDSKSDCIITEEKFIPLLDCDGIDSKILQVENIGASPLKEVKIVQEFSLEEIDTIMYTSGTTGKPKGVIQTYGNHWWSATGSVLNLGLREDDCWLAVVPFFHISGLSILMRSVIYGIPVIIHERFSPEKANHAIKYEGVTIVSVVSTMLSQMLTVLGDEKYSPSFRCMLLGGGPAPESLLHDCKAKEIPVYQTYGMTETASQIVTLAPEYSLSKLGSAGKPLFPSQLRIEKDGLIQRSYEHGEIVVKGPNVTKGYIYKENETKDSIKDGWFYTGDIGYIDDEGFLYVLDRRSDLIISGGENIYPAEIESVLLSHPKIIEAGVIGIRDEQWGQVPIAFVKTDDKQLSETVIKDFCSQKVSRYKIPREIYFLDELPRNATNKLLRRKLLEYLPS; this comes from the coding sequence ATGAATGTAACACCGAATTGGTTAGCAAATCGAGCCTTTTTAACTCCGAATCGATTTGCAGTTCGAACAGAAGAGATTGTTTTAACATTTAAAGAGTTACATGAAAGAGTGTTAACGACCAGTCAGCAGTTATCCTACTTGGGTGTTAAGCATGGGGACACTATATCGGTATTAATGACAAATAGTGTTGAAATGATACAAATCATACATGCATTAAAATATATAGGAGTCAAGACGGTGTTACTTAATGCACGTTTAACTAACTATGAGTTATTATGGCAATTAAGAGACTCGAAATCTGATTGCATCATAACTGAAGAAAAGTTTATTCCTCTACTAGATTGTGATGGAATTGATTCCAAAATCCTGCAAGTCGAAAATATAGGAGCAAGTCCTTTAAAAGAAGTGAAAATTGTACAAGAATTTTCTCTTGAAGAAATTGATACCATCATGTACACATCTGGTACGACAGGCAAGCCAAAAGGAGTCATTCAAACTTACGGCAATCATTGGTGGAGTGCAACAGGCTCTGTTTTAAATTTAGGATTACGTGAGGATGATTGTTGGTTAGCAGTGGTTCCTTTTTTTCATATCAGTGGACTGTCGATTCTAATGAGAAGTGTGATTTATGGAATTCCTGTAATAATCCATGAAAGGTTTTCACCTGAAAAAGCAAATCATGCGATTAAATACGAAGGAGTTACGATTGTTTCTGTCGTTAGCACAATGCTATCTCAAATGCTAACAGTGTTAGGTGATGAGAAATATTCCCCTAGCTTCCGATGTATGTTATTAGGTGGTGGACCAGCCCCCGAATCCCTACTACATGATTGCAAAGCAAAAGAGATACCAGTCTACCAAACCTATGGTATGACAGAGACAGCTTCCCAAATTGTTACACTTGCTCCCGAATATAGCTTATCTAAGCTAGGATCTGCTGGGAAGCCTTTATTCCCCTCACAGCTTCGAATTGAAAAAGATGGCCTTATTCAACGCAGCTATGAGCATGGGGAAATTGTTGTTAAAGGACCTAATGTAACAAAGGGATATATATATAAAGAAAATGAGACAAAAGATTCTATAAAAGATGGTTGGTTTTATACTGGTGATATAGGTTACATAGATGATGAAGGGTTCTTATATGTCCTTGACCGTAGGTCTGATCTAATCATTTCAGGTGGAGAAAACATCTATCCAGCAGAAATTGAGTCAGTACTCTTATCACATCCGAAAATAATAGAAGCTGGTGTCATCGGTATTCGTGACGAGCAATGGGGACAAGTTCCTATTGCATTTGTAAAAACAGATGATAAACAGCTTTCAGAGACAGTGATAAAAGACTTTTGCTCCCAGAAGGTTAGCCGATATAAAATCCCTAGGGAGATTTATTTTCTAGATGAATTACCTCGTAATGCAACCAACAAGTTATTACGTAGGAAACTACTTGAATATCTTCCATCCTAA
- the menD gene encoding 2-succinyl-5-enolpyruvyl-6-hydroxy-3-cyclohexene-1-carboxylic-acid synthase: MSNTDSLTSYVAAFVDELVRVGVKDVVISPGSRSTPIAILMAEHSEMTTYLNIDERSASYFALGIAKARKVPVALLCTSGTAAANYFPAVVEANLSRVPLIVITADRPHELRDVGAPQAIDQNQLYGKHTKWFVEMAIPERSDEMIRYVRTVASRAAGKAISAPAGPVHLNIPLREPLVPNLSQEKLFTKGRKPLSQEVNMVIGKAQLSDFQAQGIASQINGKEKGLIICGDFDDKEFAQQVTLLAEKLNYPILADPLSQLRSGKHSKDLILDSYDTFLRNQDFIESYTPEVIIRFGAMPISKALLLYLKKKRDVLHLVVDGDGGWREPTMTASEMVYCGEAEFCDKLVHFISEAKQSIWTNDWKRINEVTREQLKHIEEDNGIFEGKVFQQLQDLLPSESILFVGNSMPIRDLDTFFVNQTKPITILANRGANGIDGIVSTSLGISTTGRKTVLVIGDLSFYHDLNGLLAAKQNNLDLTIVLINNDGGGIFSFLPQSKEEKHFEYLFGTPTGLNFEHTVKMYGGQFSSIKTWPEFKGIFEHSLKSKGLNVIELRTDRGTNLRDHRNLWNRVSQEITLEIHGDK; encoded by the coding sequence ATGAGTAATACTGATAGTCTTACTTCATACGTCGCAGCATTTGTAGATGAACTTGTCAGAGTAGGGGTAAAAGATGTTGTCATTAGCCCTGGATCAAGATCAACACCTATTGCCATTTTGATGGCTGAGCATTCAGAGATGACCACATATTTGAATATTGATGAACGCTCAGCTTCCTATTTCGCACTCGGAATTGCAAAAGCAAGAAAAGTTCCTGTTGCCCTCTTATGCACATCTGGAACCGCGGCAGCTAATTATTTTCCTGCGGTTGTTGAGGCGAATTTATCAAGGGTACCGCTAATCGTAATTACTGCTGATCGTCCACATGAATTAAGAGATGTTGGTGCGCCACAAGCGATTGATCAAAATCAATTATATGGGAAACACACCAAATGGTTTGTTGAGATGGCAATCCCTGAACGTTCCGACGAAATGATTCGATATGTTAGAACGGTAGCTTCTCGAGCGGCTGGAAAAGCAATTTCAGCACCAGCAGGCCCCGTACATCTTAACATTCCTTTGAGAGAACCGCTTGTACCAAATCTTTCTCAAGAAAAATTGTTTACTAAAGGTAGAAAACCTCTTTCACAAGAAGTAAATATGGTCATCGGTAAAGCACAACTAAGTGACTTTCAAGCACAGGGAATTGCTAGTCAAATTAATGGTAAAGAAAAGGGACTTATTATTTGTGGTGATTTTGATGATAAAGAATTTGCTCAACAGGTCACGTTGTTAGCTGAGAAGTTAAATTACCCTATCCTTGCTGATCCCCTCTCACAATTAAGGAGTGGAAAGCATTCAAAGGATTTAATTCTTGATTCGTATGATACATTTCTACGAAACCAAGATTTTATTGAAAGTTACACTCCGGAGGTTATTATTCGTTTCGGCGCAATGCCAATCTCAAAGGCCTTACTACTTTATTTGAAAAAGAAGAGAGATGTTCTTCACCTTGTAGTTGACGGTGATGGTGGTTGGAGAGAGCCAACGATGACTGCTTCTGAAATGGTTTATTGTGGTGAAGCAGAATTTTGTGACAAACTTGTCCATTTCATATCTGAAGCTAAACAGAGTATCTGGACAAATGATTGGAAAAGAATTAACGAGGTAACTCGCGAGCAGCTTAAGCATATTGAAGAAGACAACGGTATCTTTGAGGGGAAAGTTTTTCAACAACTTCAAGATTTGTTACCTAGTGAATCAATTTTATTTGTTGGAAATAGCATGCCAATTAGAGACTTAGATACCTTTTTTGTAAACCAAACAAAGCCCATTACTATACTAGCAAACCGTGGAGCAAATGGGATTGATGGCATAGTATCGACATCATTAGGAATAAGCACAACTGGAAGAAAAACAGTCTTGGTAATTGGAGATTTATCTTTTTATCATGATCTTAACGGGTTGCTTGCTGCAAAACAAAATAACTTAGATCTAACCATTGTGTTAATCAACAATGACGGCGGCGGTATTTTTTCATTTTTACCACAGTCAAAAGAGGAAAAACACTTTGAATACTTGTTTGGGACTCCAACAGGTCTTAATTTTGAGCACACTGTTAAAATGTATGGTGGTCAATTCTCTTCGATTAAAACCTGGCCTGAATTTAAGGGGATTTTTGAACATAGCCTGAAGTCGAAAGGGTTAAATGTCATTGAGCTTCGAACTGACCGAGGAACGAATTTGCGTGACCATCGAAATTTGTGGAATCGTGTTTCCCAGGAAATAACTTTGGAGATTCATGGGGATAAATAG